The genomic interval GTAAGCCGGTACTCTACCTTATGGGTGATGACGAGGACCATACGCACTTACTTGACCGTCCGTCCTGTGTGTAAAACGACTGCGTGTGTGTTGCCTGCAACCTGGtggggagggtgaggagaaaCGTCCGACCGCGCCACAGCCACGTCGGGCTCGAAGGCACACGTGGAGGCAAGCTTGGCCTAAGTCACAAGGCGCTGCATTTCACCCCGGGGGACGGAGTTTCCCGGCCCGGAGGTGCGGGGCGCCTGCGCAGTGCGCCCCAGGCGCCGCGCGCTGCGGGAGCCGCGAGACCCCCGCCCCACGCCCTCCGACGGGAACGCGCACGTGCCCGGGGACGCGGACGCGTCCGCGAATGCGCCTCACCTCGCTCAACCCCGGCCCCGGCGGCTGAGGAGGGAGAGACGGGGACGCGCACCGGAGACGCCGGTGGGCTCCGCGCAGAGTGGCGGGCTCCGGGGCGGAGGCGGGGATgggggcggtggcggcggcgccTCCTCCACTCAGGCGTCTGCGCCCGGGACCCCCCGGCCGCGCGGGGGGAAGGACCGACTGACGTACCTCGCGCGCCCCCGCCTCCGTCCCCGCCCCCGCCTCATCTTCCCCGAGCTCCCGGGGCTCGCGGGCTGAGACGCCTCTCTCTCACCGCCCCTCGCCGCGGCCCTTTCTCTCCGCGGCACCTCGGAGTCCCTCGGCCCGGTGGCGGCGGCAGCGGGGACCCGAGCAGCGGCGAGCGGCCTCGAGGATGAAGTGCAAACCGAACCAGACGCGGACCTACGACCCGGAGGGGTTCAAGAAGCGGGCGGCGTGCCTGTGCTTCCGGAGCGAGCGCGAGGACGAGGTGCTGTTAGTGAGTAGCAGTCGGTACCCGGACCGCTGGATCGTGCCGGGCGGGGGCGTGGAGCCCGAGGAGGAGCCGGGCGGTGCTGCCGTCCGCGAGGTGTACGAAGAGGCGGGAGTCAAGGGGAAGTTAGGCCGGCTCCTGGGCATTTTCGAGCAGAACCAAGCTCGCAAGCACAGAACGTACGTGTATGTACTGACTGTCACTGAGATTCTGGAGGATTGGGAAGATTCGGTTAGCATTGGGAGGAAGCGAGAGTGGTTCAAAATCGAAGATGCGATCAAGGTTCTCCAGTGCCACAAGCCCGTGCATGCCGAATATCTGCAAAAACTAAAGCTGGGCGGTTCCCCAACCAGTGGAAACTCCATGGCCCCGTCCCTGCCAGAGAGCGATTCCTAGTATGTACCGCTCCTGCACAGACTCTTGCTTTCCACCTACCTGACAGTAAATAGTGCCCGGAGCACCCCTGGTGCCGTGTGCGGTCTCACCGGGAGGAGGGAGGCTTCTTTTGTTTCCTTGGCAGACCTCTGAATCACGCTTGCAAACTGTCTCagttgccaggcactgttttcaGACATTTTGCACGTTTTTCAGATGCTTTCAGAATCGCTTCTTGGTAGCACTGTAACACATTTCGGAAAGCCAAAGCCACAtggtattttttggtttgtttgttttgtttgtttgtcttttataaaGGTGCCTTAACTGCTGACCCAGTCTTTGgggggcgggtgtgtgtgtgtgtgtgtgtacacgtgtatacatgttgtgtttttttttttacagttcacacgtgtgtgtgtgtccgtatgtgtctgcgtgtgtctgtgtgtgtatgtgcacttTTGGTACCAGTCTTGTGGTTTTTTCTGTAGTGAAGGCCTTTAAAATCTGATCACCTTGGTTGTGTggcaatttcattaatttttcctctTAAGTTGTTTTCTCATTCACAGCATTAGCCCTTGTCAGCAAGCCCTTCTGTGATGGGAATTGGTTTGAAGGACCAGTGTTGAATTTCAGAGAcgtatttaagaattttttttttggctgcgttgggtcttcgttgctgcgtgtgggctttctctggttgcagcgagcgggggctactcttggttgcggtgcgcgggcttctcattgcgttggcttctcttgttgcggagcacgggctctagccgtgcgggcttcagtagttgtggcacacaggctcagtagttgtggctcgtgggctctagagcgcaggctcagtagttgtggcacacgggcttagttgctccgcggcatgtgggatctttctggaccagggatcaaacctgtgtcccctgcattggcaggcggattcttaaccactccaccaccagggaaattTTACATCATGTGCTCTTTCCACACTGAACAATAATTTTATCTTGAGATATGTGATCTAATTTGCCCTTTTCAGAAACTGCTTAATTCATATGTAGATAATTcgattttcagaacattttcacaaCTGGTAGTTTTTTACTTCTTACTTGAAATGGCCATTTCCCATTTAGCCTGAATGTAGCttagcaaaatattattttatagagTAAACGCCCTCTCGGGAAGGTATTGTTATGTACATATCCTGATATGTACATATTATGAAAACTGTATTCCGAGTGTGATTTAGCCTGCTCAACTTCCAACTCCCATTGCTCCTTTCTCAGTGCCCTAGAACAACATGGTTCTCTCAATACAAATTAGTCTTTGAAAGAAAGTCCGCATATTTGAATTTGTGATAGTCCACTTAAACTTGTCTGAATACCAGTAGCCAAAGGACTAGAATATTATATGGTAATTACATCCCAGTTGAGTGAGTTAGCTTTCTTGATATTCAGCTGCTACAGACTTCTCAAACTGTTAGGATGCCTGGCCGATCTCTCCTAAAGATTTAGGATAAAGGTTTTGTGTCACATGACAGACTTTTTTGGGTGCCAAGTTACAAGCGCTTACGTTTGCTTCAGTACTTGCTTGAAATCAGGGATCCTATCTAAAGTGCATAGGTCTCTTTTGGAACTACCTTTATTCCCCTAGCCATAGTAAGTAGGTAGAGTAAAGCCTAATTCATGAAGTGGGTACTGGTACGTAGaaagatcatttttaatttttagggcaACCTAGAATGTGTCATATTTCTTAATCATTATTGATAGATATTTTGTGTCAGTCAACTAACTTTTGGGGGGGGTCACTGTTAATGCACTCtgtattaaaaaattttgaaagtttaGAAACTTGGAACTCTTGATCTTTTCTCAAGAAGGTTGAGGGAAAGCCTACTTTGTGAAAAGAGTATGGGTGGGGGATGTCTTTCTATATATAACGtttaacatcttaaaaatattctacAGATCAATAATAATATAAGTGGATAATAACTGtaatttaaacacttttttcttcTACAAATCAACCTTTTAAAATGAACACAATCACTGGTAGAATTGAATATCACTAcgttttctttttcaactttggtgccaatttttaaaataagatcttTGCTATATAGAAATATGTCTAAATAAAGTACGTATTGTAATTGACAAAACTAATGTTGCCAAAGGAATGAGTAGAGAATgaacagcttttaaaaacaaattatatgaTTTCATATTCGAAATTATGTAGAATTATCAAATATGtgtttcaaaaatatgtttttgtacagaaagatatcttattttttaaataaactttctaaaTCCCACAAGTTGATGTTTCCTATTCTAACAATCCAAATCAATGAATGATATTCTCAGTAACCTGAAATTTTTCAAAGTATACAGTAACAGCATGAAATTGGATTATTGTTTTATGACCATTTCATATATAATACTGCCTCCATCTAAAATGTTGCTACAAGCACCTGGGAGGTTTAACTTGTACATGGCATCCTTAGAGATAATAATGCACCATCTTGTTTTGACTTTTCAACTTGTATTTGACAAATGTGAAAAGTACAGTGTTGA from Balaenoptera musculus isolate JJ_BM4_2016_0621 chromosome X, mBalMus1.pri.v3, whole genome shotgun sequence carries:
- the LOC118888733 gene encoding diphosphoinositol polyphosphate phosphohydrolase 3-beta isoform X1; amino-acid sequence: MKCKPNQTRTYDPEGFKKRAACLCFRSEREDEVLLVSSSRYPDRWIVPGGGVEPEEEPGGAAVREVYEEAGVKGKLGRLLGIFEQNQARKHRTYVYVLTVTEILEDWEDSVSIGRKREWFKIEDAIKVLQCHKPVHAEYLQKLKLGGSPTSGNSMAPSLPESDS
- the LOC118888733 gene encoding diphosphoinositol polyphosphate phosphohydrolase 3-beta isoform X2, whose protein sequence is MKCKPNQTRTYDPEGFKKRAACLCFRSEREDEVLLVSSSRYPDRWIVPGGGVEPEEEPGGAAVREVYEEAGVKGKLGRLLGIFEQNQARKHRTYVYVLTVTEILEDWEDSVSIGRKREWFKIEDAIKVLQCHKPVHAEYLQKLKLGGSPTSGNSMAPSLPESDS